The genomic interval GGCCGATCGTTCATCCACAAAATGCATTGATTTTACCTGTAGATTCAGACATCTACGTTTTAAATTAAATGGATAAACAGATaacttaaatgtatttatttgtcacTGCTTCTCATTAAAGCCATATTTAACATGAAGTATGCTTATATTTTCTGATGGTATATAGTGTACATCTCAAATAAAGTTGTATTGATTCATTTGAAGCTGGGGATATGAGCATGCCGCTTTTGCCCTAATCCGTTGACCTGCGTGATGACGGCACCTAAGTCATTCCCCCACATCAGATCCCCAAAAGCTCAGACTGGGTCTCAAATAAGCAGCTTTTCCCTCTAAGGCTCTGTCTCCAGGTAACACCATTCCTTGCATTCCCTCTCTCCCACCCAGGCTGTGTGGCATTCCCGCTATGACTCCGATGTTCCAGCAGAGGGCGTTCTCCGGGGCGGATGCCATCAATGCACTGCGGCCTTTTTACTTCGCCGTGCACCCAGATTTTTTTGGTCAGCACCCCAGGGAACGGGTAAGGGTGCTCCGTACTGAAATGCCATCCGGGAGCCAGGAGGACCTCAAACAGGGCAGGTTTTTGAGGGTCTCTAAGGACATGAGTCTGAGACCTTTGCAGTTCTGGCCGGATTAGTTCCCTCTGGCCTATGTAGTTAATAAATTCAGCCTGAGCTCCCATCGCTGTGCAGAGGTCCATCAGCACAACGTCTCAATGTCTGAGAGCTTCCTTCAGCTTAAAGATAAGAGAAAATGTTCTTTTCAGTGCACCCAAAAGCAAAGATGTACTTGTCATCTGTGAGCTGTTTTTGAAGGCCAAAGATCATGTCAAGAATTAATGAGTCAATTTCAACAGCAGCCTTAGCATTAAGAAGCCTCTCAGCAACATCTCCAGTATATAATGCCATCGGCTTCAGAATATTGCCAAGATCCACAACACAAATTCTTATAATAGCTGTTAAGTGCCTCCACAGTCTGTCTCCCTGCATCTTTCTAACACGGCTGTAATTTCCCTCCTCTGTTTGTAACCACCCCCAATCCAATCTAATTATGAGATGTCATCTTAAAGTAATTTTTGCTATGAAGAAGTATCTGTTTTAACTATACTGTATCTTTACAGCACTTTCTCAACACCAGCATGTggcgctgtttttttttactcaaactgtttattgttttactgtGGTTTAACTGTGGTTTCTCTTATGCCATGTTCTGATCTTGTTTTAGTACTTTTGtattgtaaagcactttatatGATGCATAGCTAGAAGTACTTCAAACAAAAAGATACTGTCTTACAATAAACAGTGAAATGATGGTGCAACATTCATAATAATTTACGTTTAATTAATAATCATTCAGTAATAATTAAAGtaatttcaattaaaagaaatgttaGTTTCATTAATTATGTATCCCATGCAGGGTCATATTGAACCCACCCTCACTCTTATTTAAATTCTATTTCTTTATAGGAAGTGAACGAAAACTCGCTCAAACGGCTCAATGGCTATTTGGAAAATCTGGAGAAACCCGGTTCCCGCTCGCAGAAACCTGCCAAGCTGACGTTCTACGTTAGAGACACATCAGACAATAAGAACGATTCACGTGCGGCAGGTAACTCTGGCCCTGTCTTGTGTGTCTTGGCCAATACTGTACACTTTAATACCAAAGACACCTGCCGCAGCCTGGGTTAACTGACTTGCCTTGTTCCCTGATGGGCTGCTTTAGTTACTTAAAGGGGGTTTTCAAAATGAACATCCCTGTGTTACTCGTGCCTGAGTCTGTTTTCACCGTCAGACAGCCCCAGCTTTCGCTCCGTGAGCTTCACCCTGCACACCAAGGATGTCCTGAGCACCGTTGTGGACGTGCTGAGGTTCTGCAGCTTGTCCGTGGAGCACCTTGAGGAGCTAAAATCCTGCTCGGAGCAGGCCAAGTCCTACCCCAAGGCTGGAGAGCAATTCTACAGGCCCATTAAGTGGGATAAGAGCTACTATATCTTCACGGGCTTCCGGGACCCAGAGCAGGAGCTGGAACAGGCCAAGAGGGTGGAGACCAAGCTGAGGTGCTCTGCCAGGGGACGCGGAAAACGCCACATAATagtttctgggtttttttttcctagcaGATTAGATTACTCTGGCTTTCCCGGACATCTGTAAATCTACATGCTTTCATGCTTGGAGAGACATTTGAGGTGGCACTCCTTGATCTTTTTTCTGATGCACGTCTCCCTCCAGCACGTGGCTGAGGAACAACGAGGCGGCGGCTGCGAGGAAACAGGAGGACAGCGAGCCGCGGCGGGAGGAGCTGCAAAGGCTGCGGGAGGCGCTGTGCCGGAAGCTGGGCCTCACCGACATCAGGTGACCCTCACACTCAGAGTCACGGGTCTAAATCTAAGATTTCTTGAGCACAGTTTGCAATTGTTCACATGAAAGAATAATTTGAAACGGTTTAAAACAACAAAACTGAAACGTTTAGGGTGAAAGCTGCACACTTTATAAGGATCACAAGGAAAAGTTAGGGACCCCCTGTACAAGATGGATATTTCTAATACCTCTCCTTCACAAGACTCCTTTGTTGGGTTCGGGTTTGAAGTGTGGTCAACACCTGCAATACTCCACTTTCCTGCAGGTGGCAGCGAAGTTGGGGAGTCGCTCACAGATGCTGCCAGTTGCAGAGTTTAAGTCGCCTGTCACAGCAAAGTCCTGACTCGCTGCATAACCTACAAGGTAACAGTAGAGGGCGCCAATTCCCCAAACAAATGATAATTGCTGTAAAAATGatatacagtcaaacctcggtttgcgagtaacttggtttctgagtgttttgcaagacgagcaaaattttaaaataaattttaacttgataagcaagcgaggtcttgcaatacgagtattacgtatatgctttgtctgccgagcgtcacgtgatcacaactgagccaatggttcttctctctctcgctgcgggTTTGTGGGTAATCTTTTCCCATGCTTGGTTTCAGTCGGtgtgcctcactcgtatagtcaagatttagtagaaaagcaccacccgaataagggtgTAGCAATGTGagtgatgaatctgtttaacgacaatgcaatgtccacatttccgcaaaatcgaaaaggaggcaaaagcggctgtcattggatgggttccttgttaaagtcgcacaaaaagaaaaagattccagtgagccaacagatagcagtgattccgttagttacagtgaaagtcgtcctacaaaatatccctcctcttctcctctctctcatctctctcacaccatccacgattcttttcaaatgtaaagtgcaggttaatctgttttatgtatttttacttcatattttgtattaataatttttatatgaataattttaggttgtggaacgaatcatctgagtttccattatttctaatgggaaaattcgctttgatatacaagtgctttggattacgagtACGTTGATGGAACGAATTATGCttgcaatccgaggttttactgtacatttGTGATGCCCTTAAAACAGGAAAACTATATCCAGATTTTATGTACATGTTTTAAAGTATCACATTTTCAGTGCTACTTTTTAGTATAGTATGATTATGAAATTATTTGTGGTCAGGAAATAGATTTAGAATGAAATCGTGTAGTTAATGTCAGGCATATATAAAAACCAGCAGTGTGTGTAATATTCCCTCAAATTGCTGTCTTATAGGACACACACTTGTATTTGCTGACCAATCAGGGATGAACGCTTCTGGACATGTGATGCTGGGAACCATGGATGTCCATCACCAATGG from Paramormyrops kingsleyae isolate MSU_618 chromosome 9, PKINGS_0.4, whole genome shotgun sequence carries:
- the tcaim gene encoding T-cell activation inhibitor, mitochondrial isoform X3, with product MSMISFLRRAFRLCGIPAMTPMFQQRAFSGADAINALRPFYFAVHPDFFGQHPREREVNENSLKRLNGYLENLEKPGSRSQKPAKLTFYVRDTSDNKNDSRAADSPSFRSVSFTLHTKDVLSTVVDVLRFCSLSVEHLEELKSCSEQAKSYPKAGEQFYRPIKWDKSYYIFTGFRDPEQELEQAKRVETKLSTWLRNNEAAAARKQEDSEPRREELQRLREALCRKLGLTDIRWQRSWGVAHRCCQLQSLSRLSQQSPDSLHNLQGHTLVFADQSGMNASGHVMLGTMDVHHQWSKLFQRLPSYEAVLQQADWLKDRISLLMGGIQVVHIERLGPVLPLQDHYSTLSTFHKRLLPQRPALHPRSLQGLTMTLENDCSSPRLHELGHFIIPTVCDTDELPVFLLSRAQEARRLVQDREQSLSPPAGWRRRSGTWSSDAWAHCRCAVSARSRALAADA
- the tcaim gene encoding T-cell activation inhibitor, mitochondrial isoform X1, translated to MSMISFLRRAFRLCGIPAMTPMFQQRAFSGADAINALRPFYFAVHPDFFGQHPREREVNENSLKRLNGYLENLEKPGSRSQKPAKLTFYVRDTSDNKNDSRAADSPSFRSVSFTLHTKDVLSTVVDVLRFCSLSVEHLEELKSCSEQAKSYPKAGEQFYRPIKWDKSYYIFTGFRDPEQELEQAKRVETKLSTWLRNNEAAAARKQEDSEPRREELQRLREALCRKLGLTDIRWQRSWGVAHRCCQLQSLSRLSQQSPDSLHNLQGHTLVFADQSGMNASGHVMLGTMDVHHQWSKLFQRLPSYEAVLQQADWLKDRISLLMGGIQVVHIERLGPVLPLQDHYSTLSTFHKRLLPQRPALHPRSLQGLTMTLENDCSSPRLHELGHFIIPTVCDTDELPVFLLSRAQEARRLVQDREQLEAEERDMVQRCLGSLSLRSLRKEPSVSSRRMIPCCLRLMEQRLPQLQGLRVCISHFYSVMQDGDLCIPWDWRG
- the tcaim gene encoding T-cell activation inhibitor, mitochondrial isoform X2 produces the protein MTPMFQQRAFSGADAINALRPFYFAVHPDFFGQHPREREVNENSLKRLNGYLENLEKPGSRSQKPAKLTFYVRDTSDNKNDSRAADSPSFRSVSFTLHTKDVLSTVVDVLRFCSLSVEHLEELKSCSEQAKSYPKAGEQFYRPIKWDKSYYIFTGFRDPEQELEQAKRVETKLSTWLRNNEAAAARKQEDSEPRREELQRLREALCRKLGLTDIRWQRSWGVAHRCCQLQSLSRLSQQSPDSLHNLQGHTLVFADQSGMNASGHVMLGTMDVHHQWSKLFQRLPSYEAVLQQADWLKDRISLLMGGIQVVHIERLGPVLPLQDHYSTLSTFHKRLLPQRPALHPRSLQGLTMTLENDCSSPRLHELGHFIIPTVCDTDELPVFLLSRAQEARRLVQDREQLEAEERDMVQRCLGSLSLRSLRKEPSVSSRRMIPCCLRLMEQRLPQLQGLRVCISHFYSVMQDGDLCIPWDWRG